One genomic segment of Theobroma cacao cultivar B97-61/B2 chromosome 6, Criollo_cocoa_genome_V2, whole genome shotgun sequence includes these proteins:
- the LOC18595586 gene encoding conserved oligomeric Golgi complex subunit 4, which produces MPSTPNGSVPKTPESTEQHDDTSTSSIKFGTPEALNHVRSLTDVGAMTRLLHECIAYLRALDVDLDTLLSQRSDLDKILNNLQRSADVLDIVKAESDHMLSNITASCDLADQVSSKVRELDLAQSRVNSTLLRIDAIVERGNCIDGVKSAFDAEDYESATEYVRTFLEIDNKFKDSGSDQREQLLASKKQLEGIVKKKLMAAVDQRDHPTILRFIKLYSPLGLEEEGLQVYVGYLKKVIGMRSRLEYEHLVELMEQSHGQDQNNQVNFVGCLTNFFKDIVLAVEENDEILRSLCGEDGVVYGIFELQEECDSRGSLILKKYMEYRKLAKLSSEINAQNNNLLAVGAPEGPNPREIELYLEEILSLMQLGEDYTEYMVSKIKGMTTVDPDLVPRATKAFRTGSFSKVAQDVTGFYVILEGFFMVENVRKAIRIDEHVPDSLTTSMVDDVFYVLQSCLRRAISTSSISSVVAVLSGASSLLNNEYYEALQQKIREPNLGAKLFLGGVGVQKTGTEIATALNNIDLSSEYVLKLKHEIEEQCAEVFPAPAEREKVKSCLSELADLSNTFKQALNAGMEQLVTTVTPRIRPVLDSVATISYELSESEYADNEVNDPWVQRLLHAVEINVAWLQSLMTANNYDSFVHLVIDFIVKRLEVIMMQKRFSQLGGLQLDRDTRALVSHFSGMTQRTVRDKFARLTQMATILNLEKVSEILDFWGENSGPMTWRLTPAEVRRVLSLRVDFKPEAIAALKL; this is translated from the exons ATGCCGTCAACCCCGAACGGCTCCGTCCCGAAAACCCCCGAATCAACGGAGCAGCACGACGAcacctccacatcctccatcAAATTCGGGACTCCCGAGGCCCTCAACCATGTCCGCTCCCTTACCGACGTCGGAGCCATGACGCGTCTCCTCCACGAGTGCATCGCTTACCTACGAGCCCTCGATGTCGACCTCGACACCCTCCTCTCCCAACGCTCTGACCTCGACAAGATCCTCAACAACCTCCAAAGATCCGCCGACGTTCTCGACATTGTCAAGGCCGAATCCGACCACATGCTCTCCAACATCACCGCCTCCTGTGACCTCGCCGACCAAGTCAGCAGCAAGGTCCGGGAGCTCGACCTCGCTCAGTCACGCGTAAACTCCACGCTCCTCCGCATCGACGCCATTGTAGAGAGAGGAAATTGCATCGACGGCGTGAAAAGCGCTTTCGACGCTGAAGATTACGAGTCAGCCACCGAGTATGTGAGGACATTTTTGGAGATTGATAATAAGTTTAAGGATTCCGGATCGGACCAAAGGGAACAGTTGTTAGCGTCAAAGAAGCAACTGGAAGGGATcgtaaagaaaaaattgatggCAGCCGTGGATCAGAGGGATCATCCTACAATTTTGAGATTTATTAAGCTTTATTCGCCGTTGGGGCTTGAGGAAGAAGGGTTGCAAGTTTATGTTGGGTATTTGAAGAAAGTGATTGGGATGAGATCTAGGTTAGAGTATGAGCATTTGGTTGAGTTGATGGAACAAAGTCATGGACAGGATCAGAATAATCAGGTCAATTTTGTTGGGTGTTTGACTAACTTTTTTAAAGATATCGTGTTGGCTGTTGAGGAAAATGATGAGATTTTAAGGAGTCTTTGTGGAGAAGATGGAGTGGTGTATGGTATTTTTGAGTTACAAGAGGAATGTGATTCAAGGGGTTCTTTGATCTTGAAAAAATATATGGAATATAGAAAATTGGCTAAGTTGTCCTCTGAGATCAATGCTCAGAATAATAATTTGTTAGCTGTTGGAGCACCGGAAGGACCCAATCCCAGAGAGATTGAGTTGTATTTAGAAGAAATATTGTCGTTGATGCAACTTGGTGAAGATTACACAGAATATATGGTTTCGAAGATCAAGGGGATGACTACTGTGGATCCAGATTTAGTCCCACGGGCCACAAAAGCTTTTAGGACAGGAAGCTTTAGCAAAGTTGCTCAAGATGTTACTGGATTTTATGTGATTTTAGAGGGATTCTTTATGGTGGAAAATGTGAGGAAAGCGATACGGATAGATGAGCATGTACCTGATAGCCTTACTACTTCAATGGTGGATGatgtgttttatgttttgCAAAGCTGCTTGCGAAGGGCAATTTCTACTTCAAGTATTAGCTCTGTGGTTGCAGTACTGAGTGGTGCTAGTAGTTTACTGAATAATGAATACTATGAAGCTTTGCAACAGAAAATAAGAGAACCAAATCTAGGGGCAAAGTTGTTCTTAGGTGGTGTTGGCGTTCAAAAGACTGGGACCGAGATAGCTACGGCCCTGAATAATATTGATCTGAGCAGTGAGTATGTTCtgaaactaaaacatgaaattgaagAGCAGTGTGCTGAG GTGTTTCCTGCACCAGCTGAGAGGGAAAAGGTGAAATCTTGTTTGTCTGAGTTGGCTGACTTGAGCAACACTTTCAAGCAAGCCCTGAATGCTGGTATGGAACAACTTGTCACAACTGTGACACCTCGAATCCGTCCTGTATTAGACAGTGTAGCAACCATCAGCTATGAACTATCAGAGTCTGAATATGCTGATAATGAGGTGAACGATCCATGGGTACAGAGGCTTCTCCATGCTGTTGAAATCAATGTGGCTTGGCTTCAATCCCTAATGACTGCTAACAACTATGATTCATTTGTTCATTTGGTGATCGACTTCATTGTGAAGAGGCTGGAAGTGATTATGATGCAGAAAAGGTTTAGTCAGCTTGGAGGCCTTCAGCTTGACAGAGATACAAGAGCTTTGGTGAGCCATTTCTCTGGGATGACGCAGAGGACTGTGAGAGACAAATTTGCTCGTCTGACTCAAATGGCAACCATCCTCAACTTGGAAAAGGTTTCAGAGATCCTGGATTTCTGGGGTGAGAACTCTGGACCTATGACCTGGAGATTGACCCCTGCTGAGGTTAGGAGAGTTTTGAGTCTAAGGGTTGATTTTAAACCTGAAGCAATTGCTGCTTTGAAGTTGTAA